A part of Prolixibacteraceae bacterium genomic DNA contains:
- a CDS encoding sulfatase-like hydrolase/transferase yields the protein MTNSRVIFLLMLCLFFQDLKGKTKRTNFIQILTDDQGWGDLKSYGHIFLKTPHIDNLAEEGIKLTNCYSAHSVCSPSRAAILTGRTPYRNGVFTWIPPKHYCFLPKEEVTLPQLLRKNGYQTAHFGKWHLSYYSEAKTKVKGHYKDFKLGTTNQPTMKEYGYDYWFATGNVARPNHKDPENFFLNGKKMGKMKGYSAQIVANEFIKWMDNNLDMDTPFFVTIWFHEPHGPINSDPQYIKRYSQIKDKSYQQYLANITQIDEAVGKIVNTLKKHKAFDNTFIWYTSDNGPEGKDGYGTFNNSDNIYGKERYRGSTGGLRGRKRHTHEGGIRVPGIISWPEGIRNHKITAGTLSAEPVIGSDIFPTFLDIAGISLPKHRVIDGASIMPIFNGKDIHRKETIYWRNNNYEYRIAIRIDNWKLLSNSQRTKFQLYNLDLDPRETTDLSMKYPKKFTKMKKILIKKDIEVLNEGPTWWNRNNQVKEVMPK from the coding sequence ATGACTAATTCAAGGGTAATATTTCTACTAATGTTATGTCTTTTTTTCCAAGATCTAAAAGGGAAGACAAAGAGAACTAACTTTATTCAAATTCTAACTGATGATCAAGGGTGGGGCGATTTAAAATCATATGGACACATATTCCTAAAAACACCTCATATAGATAACCTTGCAGAAGAAGGTATAAAACTAACTAATTGTTATTCGGCGCACTCCGTTTGTTCTCCATCAAGAGCAGCAATATTAACAGGAAGGACACCATATCGAAATGGAGTTTTCACTTGGATACCACCTAAACATTATTGTTTTCTTCCAAAAGAAGAGGTTACCTTACCACAACTATTGCGAAAAAATGGTTATCAAACGGCTCATTTTGGAAAATGGCATTTGAGTTATTATTCTGAAGCTAAAACAAAAGTCAAAGGGCATTATAAAGATTTTAAGCTTGGCACAACAAATCAACCGACAATGAAAGAGTATGGTTATGACTACTGGTTTGCTACAGGTAATGTTGCTCGTCCTAATCATAAGGATCCTGAGAACTTTTTCTTAAATGGAAAGAAGATGGGCAAGATGAAAGGCTATTCCGCACAAATCGTTGCCAACGAATTTATTAAATGGATGGATAATAATCTTGATATGGATACCCCGTTCTTTGTTACGATATGGTTTCATGAACCTCATGGACCAATAAATAGTGATCCCCAATATATCAAACGTTATTCACAAATAAAGGACAAGAGTTATCAGCAATACCTAGCGAATATAACACAAATTGATGAAGCTGTTGGTAAAATAGTGAATACTCTAAAGAAACATAAGGCTTTTGACAACACGTTTATCTGGTACACAAGCGATAATGGACCAGAAGGGAAAGATGGATATGGAACATTTAACAATAGTGATAACATATATGGTAAAGAACGATATCGTGGAAGCACTGGAGGCTTGAGGGGAAGAAAACGACACACACATGAAGGAGGAATTAGAGTTCCAGGCATTATTTCTTGGCCTGAAGGAATTCGTAACCATAAAATCACTGCTGGTACTCTGAGTGCAGAACCAGTGATCGGATCAGATATATTTCCTACATTTCTTGATATTGCAGGCATCTCTCTTCCAAAACACAGAGTTATTGATGGAGCATCCATTATGCCTATCTTTAATGGGAAAGATATTCATCGCAAAGAGACAATATACTGGAGAAATAACAATTATGAATATCGCATAGCTATTCGTATTGACAATTGGAAACTTTTAAGTAATTCTCAAAGAACAAAGTTCCAACTATATAATTTAGACCTTGATCCTAGAGAGACCACCGATTTATCAATGAAATATCCAAAGAAGTTTACCAAAATGAAAAAGATACTAATAAAGAAAGATATTGAAGTCTTAAATGAAGGCCCCACGTGGTGGAATAGAAACAATCAGGTAAAAGAAGTTATGCCCAAATGA
- a CDS encoding sulfatase-like hydrolase/transferase — protein MRKVKYVICILFALYVRDINGKTIDKKQPPKQPNIVFFLIDDMGWKDLGCFGAQIYETPHIDRLCSDGVKFTNAYTSAPICSPARASALTGSNPYSMRMWNHLHYIPTDKKLLPAYLKEVGYQTWHVGKWHIGNAEQHTYPQDKGFDINIGGGESWGPGSYFWPYNCNKDGSPRNIRNAIPGLYKNGKEGEYLNDRLTDEAFNIIENRDPDKPFFLNFWHYAVHNNKEAKESVINKYKKKIRAYKLDTTYRTDNHVGGKLLTSETNATYAAMIESVDESIGRVVNKIKEIGEYENTLFIFYSDNGSTTEDVPCAPLNGGKNTTYEGGVRVPAFVVWNNHTLPASTYRKAIYIGDVFETILDAAQVKRETKTESYSWFPIFEGKELPNREFIWYYPVNRELRGQLASAAIYNEKLGMKYIMNFTSNKDELYDIQNDIAERDNIIANHKKEVTKLKTKLVSFMEEQYLKGLPLPPNKHRKNIESRLNIK, from the coding sequence ATGAGAAAAGTTAAATATGTCATCTGCATATTATTTGCTTTATACGTAAGAGATATTAACGGTAAAACCATCGATAAAAAGCAACCACCCAAACAACCTAATATTGTATTCTTTCTAATTGATGATATGGGATGGAAAGATCTAGGTTGTTTTGGCGCACAGATATATGAGACTCCTCATATAGATCGTTTATGTTCTGATGGAGTAAAATTCACAAATGCATATACTTCAGCTCCAATTTGTTCTCCTGCAAGAGCATCAGCATTAACTGGATCAAATCCCTATTCAATGCGCATGTGGAATCATCTACATTACATTCCTACAGATAAAAAATTATTACCTGCATATCTAAAAGAAGTCGGTTATCAGACTTGGCATGTTGGGAAATGGCATATCGGGAATGCAGAACAACACACCTACCCACAAGATAAAGGTTTTGACATTAACATTGGAGGCGGAGAATCATGGGGACCTGGGTCTTATTTTTGGCCATATAATTGTAATAAAGATGGGTCACCAAGAAACATAAGAAATGCAATTCCTGGGCTCTATAAAAATGGAAAAGAAGGAGAGTATCTGAATGACCGTCTGACAGACGAGGCATTCAATATTATTGAAAATAGAGATCCTGATAAGCCATTCTTTCTAAATTTCTGGCACTATGCTGTACACAATAATAAGGAGGCTAAAGAATCTGTTATTAATAAGTATAAGAAGAAAATTAGAGCATATAAATTAGATACAACGTATAGAACAGACAATCATGTGGGTGGAAAATTATTGACAAGTGAGACAAATGCTACTTATGCTGCAATGATTGAGAGTGTAGATGAATCTATCGGTCGAGTCGTCAACAAAATAAAAGAAATTGGAGAGTATGAAAACACTTTGTTTATTTTCTATTCAGATAATGGTAGTACAACAGAAGATGTTCCATGTGCACCACTTAATGGTGGTAAGAATACGACATATGAAGGAGGAGTAAGAGTTCCAGCATTTGTGGTGTGGAATAATCATACTTTACCTGCCTCGACCTATCGCAAAGCAATATATATAGGAGATGTATTTGAAACGATTTTAGATGCTGCACAAGTAAAAAGAGAAACTAAAACAGAAAGTTATTCATGGTTTCCTATTTTTGAAGGGAAAGAATTACCCAACAGAGAGTTTATTTGGTATTATCCTGTGAATAGAGAATTAAGAGGACAACTTGCAAGTGCTGCTATTTACAATGAAAAATTAGGGATGAAGTATATCATGAACTTCACTAGTAATAAAGACGAACTGTACGATATTCAGAATGATATTGCAGAACGAGATAATATTATTGCAAATCATAAAAAGGAAGTTACTAAGTTAAAGACAAAACTCGTTAGTTTTATGGAAGAACAATATTTAAAAGGACTACCATTACCACCAAATAAGCATCGAAAAAATATTGAGTCTAGACTAAATATTAAATAG
- the carB gene encoding carbamoyl-phosphate synthase (glutamine-hydrolyzing) large subunit produces MKDRVKKVIVLGSGALKIGEAGEFDYSGSQALKALKEEGVETVLINPNIATIQTSEDIADKVYFLPVTAEFVEKVIIKENPQGILLAFGGQTALNCGVALYEQGILEKYNVEVVGTPVQAIIDTEDREIFAGILGEIDVDTPKSIACENMAQAKVAAKKIGFPLIIRAAFTLGGMGSGFCNNFEELEKLANNAFSYSPQILVEESLKGWKEVEYEVVRDRYNNCITVCNMENFDPLGIHTGESIVVAPSQTLTNAEYHKLREVSIRIIRRVGIVGECNVQFALDPNSEEYRVIEVNARLSRSSALASKATGYPLAFVAAKLGLGYGLHELKNSVTKETTACFEPALDYCVCKIPRWDLTKFSGVAQQLGSSMKSVGEIMSIGRTFEEAMQKGLRMVGLGMHGFVGNRGEMEIDNIDEELQRPTDRRVFAIAEAFHKGYSVDKVWEMTRIDKFFLSKLHHIYQMRCDLMEYNDLASLTKEMLLDSKKLGFSDFQIARMVLKGETSEMQADALKVRDYRKALNITPFVKQIDTLAGEYPAQTNYLYMTYHGQEHDVDFVQDNKSVLVLGSGAYRIGSSVEFDWCGVNAVNTIKEHGYRSIMLNYNPETVSTDYDNCDRLYFDELSLERVLDVNDLESLKGVVVSTGGQIPNNLAMKLHGQQVPILGTSPLKIDNAEDRQKFSAMLDELEIDQPRWKELSSMDEIFDFVDEVGFPVLVRPSYVLSGAAMNVVTDKDQLEGFLRMAAHVSKEHPVVVSEFIEQAKEIEVDAVAKDGEIVAYAISEHVEFAGVHSGDATIVFPPQKLYVETIRRVKRIARQIAKALEITGPFNMQLLAKDNDIKVIECNLRASRSFPFVSKVLKTNLIEIATKAMLDVPFEKPDKSLFELDYVGVKAPQFSFHRLLNADPVLGVDMSSTGEVACLGENFYEAMYKAMLSVGYRTPEKNILISSGPLRGKVELLNSAKMLKERGYNLFATAGTHKFFAENGVDSEMVYWPDEEQHPNAIDIIKDKKIDLVINIPKDHTKRELSNGYNVRRNAIDFNVPLITNARVASAFIYSFCKQDIDSDLLIKSWGEY; encoded by the coding sequence ATCAAAGATAGAGTGAAGAAAGTTATCGTATTAGGTTCCGGAGCCCTTAAAATTGGGGAAGCAGGAGAGTTCGACTACTCTGGTTCACAGGCGTTAAAAGCATTAAAAGAGGAGGGGGTTGAGACCGTTCTTATCAACCCTAACATCGCAACGATCCAAACTTCAGAGGATATTGCAGACAAAGTATATTTCTTGCCTGTAACAGCTGAGTTTGTGGAGAAGGTAATTATTAAAGAGAACCCACAAGGAATACTCTTGGCATTTGGTGGACAGACTGCATTGAACTGTGGTGTGGCACTTTACGAACAAGGTATTCTAGAAAAATATAATGTTGAGGTTGTAGGTACACCTGTACAGGCTATTATCGACACGGAAGATCGCGAGATCTTTGCAGGTATCTTAGGTGAAATAGATGTAGATACCCCTAAAAGTATTGCATGTGAAAATATGGCACAAGCCAAAGTCGCAGCAAAGAAGATTGGCTTCCCATTGATTATTCGTGCTGCCTTTACCCTTGGAGGTATGGGATCAGGATTCTGTAATAATTTTGAGGAGTTAGAGAAACTAGCGAATAATGCATTCTCTTACTCTCCACAGATCCTTGTAGAAGAGTCTTTAAAGGGATGGAAAGAGGTAGAGTATGAAGTGGTTCGTGACCGTTACAACAACTGTATTACGGTGTGTAATATGGAGAACTTTGATCCACTAGGAATCCATACAGGAGAGTCTATCGTTGTCGCTCCATCACAAACACTTACCAATGCCGAGTATCACAAACTGCGTGAGGTGAGTATTCGCATCATCCGCCGTGTAGGTATCGTGGGAGAGTGTAATGTACAGTTTGCTTTAGATCCTAACTCAGAAGAGTATCGTGTGATTGAGGTGAATGCACGTCTATCTCGTTCTTCTGCACTTGCATCAAAAGCAACAGGTTATCCTCTTGCGTTTGTAGCAGCAAAACTTGGACTAGGTTATGGTCTTCATGAGTTGAAAAACTCGGTAACCAAAGAGACAACTGCCTGTTTTGAGCCTGCTCTCGACTACTGTGTTTGTAAGATTCCTCGTTGGGATTTGACTAAATTCTCAGGTGTAGCACAACAGCTTGGATCAAGTATGAAGTCGGTTGGTGAGATCATGTCTATAGGTCGTACCTTCGAAGAGGCGATGCAGAAAGGGCTACGTATGGTAGGTCTTGGGATGCATGGTTTTGTTGGAAATCGTGGTGAGATGGAGATCGATAATATCGACGAAGAGCTACAACGTCCTACTGACCGTCGTGTATTTGCTATTGCAGAGGCATTTCACAAAGGTTACTCCGTAGATAAAGTATGGGAGATGACCCGTATTGATAAGTTCTTCTTAAGTAAACTTCACCATATCTATCAAATGCGTTGTGATTTGATGGAGTATAATGATCTAGCGTCACTAACAAAAGAGATGCTCTTGGATTCGAAGAAACTTGGTTTCTCTGATTTCCAGATTGCTCGTATGGTGTTGAAAGGGGAAACATCAGAGATGCAGGCCGATGCATTGAAAGTACGTGATTATCGTAAAGCATTAAATATTACGCCGTTTGTAAAGCAGATAGATACCCTTGCAGGAGAGTATCCAGCACAAACAAATTACCTATATATGACCTATCATGGTCAGGAACATGATGTAGATTTTGTACAAGACAATAAGTCTGTTCTTGTTCTTGGATCTGGAGCTTATCGTATTGGATCATCTGTCGAATTTGACTGGTGTGGAGTGAATGCGGTAAATACCATCAAAGAACATGGATACCGTTCCATCATGTTGAACTACAATCCAGAGACTGTATCGACGGATTATGACAACTGTGATCGTCTATACTTTGATGAGCTTTCGTTAGAGCGTGTACTCGACGTAAACGATCTAGAGAGCTTGAAAGGGGTCGTGGTTTCTACTGGAGGTCAGATTCCAAATAACTTAGCCATGAAACTTCATGGTCAACAAGTGCCAATCTTAGGTACTTCACCACTGAAGATTGACAATGCCGAGGATCGTCAGAAGTTCTCTGCCATGTTAGATGAGTTAGAGATTGACCAGCCTCGTTGGAAAGAGTTATCTTCAATGGATGAGATCTTCGACTTCGTGGATGAAGTTGGATTCCCAGTATTGGTTCGCCCATCATATGTTCTTTCAGGTGCTGCCATGAATGTGGTGACCGATAAAGACCAGTTGGAAGGCTTCCTACGAATGGCTGCGCATGTTTCGAAAGAGCACCCAGTAGTGGTTTCTGAGTTTATTGAACAAGCCAAAGAGATTGAAGTGGATGCTGTAGCCAAAGATGGAGAGATTGTAGCATATGCTATCTCTGAACACGTAGAGTTTGCTGGTGTTCACTCTGGTGATGCAACTATCGTATTCCCTCCACAGAAGCTCTATGTAGAGACCATCCGTCGAGTGAAACGTATTGCACGTCAGATCGCAAAAGCGTTAGAGATCACTGGACCATTCAATATGCAGTTGTTGGCGAAAGACAACGACATCAAAGTTATTGAGTGTAACCTTCGTGCTTCACGTTCGTTCCCATTCGTTTCGAAAGTGTTGAAAACAAACTTGATTGAGATCGCAACAAAGGCCATGTTAGATGTACCATTCGAGAAGCCAGATAAGTCGCTATTCGAATTGGATTATGTAGGGGTGAAAGCACCACAGTTCTCATTCCACCGTCTACTGAATGCTGACCCTGTTTTGGGTGTTGATATGTCATCTACAGGTGAGGTTGCTTGTCTGGGTGAAAACTTCTACGAGGCGATGTACAAAGCGATGCTTTCGGTTGGATATCGTACGCCAGAGAAGAACATCCTTATCTCATCAGGACCACTAAGAGGAAAAGTGGAGTTGCTGAACAGTGCAAAGATGTTGAAAGAGAGAGGATATAATCTATTTGCTACTGCAGGAACACATAAATTCTTTGCTGAGAATGGGGTAGACTCTGAAATGGTTTACTGGCCAGATGAAGAGCAACATCCAAATGCGATAGACATTATCAAAGACAAGAAGATCGACCTTGTAATCAATATTCCTAAGGATCACACAAAACGTGAGCTTTCGAATGGTTATAACGTACGTCGTAATGCTATTGACTTCAACGTGCCATTGATTACCAATGCCCGTGTAGCAAGTGCATTTATCTACTCATTCTGTAAGCAGGATATCGACAGCGATCTATTGATCAAATCATGGGGTGAATATTAA
- the carA gene encoding glutamine-hydrolyzing carbamoyl-phosphate synthase small subunit — MHKLRNVKLVLEDGTIFEGKSFGKEKSIAGEVVFYTAMVGYTESLSDPSYKGQILVPTYPMVGNYGIPSADQQEGVEKFYESDRIHASGLVVADYTDDYSHWNAEKSLGDWLKENDVPGITGIDTRQLTKILREKGSMKGKIEFEDQPIDFCDPNDENLAALVSTDEVITYGNGNHKVVLVDCGVKYNIIRCLLKRDTTVIRVPWDYDFTQIDCDGIFLSNGPGDPIKCEATVSHIRKALDGDTPIMGICLGNQLLGRAAGCETYKLKYGHRSHNQPVLLNGTQRCFITSQNHGYAINQDTLPEEWEELFINVNDGTNEGIRHKSKPFFSTQFHPEASSGPVDTEYLFDEFIESIEKSKAKQ, encoded by the coding sequence ATGCATAAACTTCGTAATGTTAAGTTAGTTTTGGAAGATGGAACGATCTTCGAAGGAAAGTCATTTGGAAAGGAAAAATCGATTGCTGGTGAGGTTGTCTTTTACACCGCAATGGTAGGATATACCGAAAGCCTTTCTGACCCTTCATATAAAGGACAGATATTGGTTCCGACTTATCCTATGGTAGGGAATTACGGAATCCCTTCGGCTGATCAGCAAGAGGGAGTAGAGAAATTCTATGAATCAGATCGTATCCATGCATCGGGTCTTGTTGTTGCCGATTACACGGATGACTACAGTCACTGGAATGCCGAAAAGAGTTTGGGTGATTGGTTAAAAGAGAACGATGTTCCGGGGATTACTGGTATTGACACTCGTCAGCTAACTAAGATTCTAAGAGAGAAAGGATCGATGAAAGGAAAGATCGAATTTGAAGATCAACCGATCGATTTCTGTGATCCTAACGATGAGAATCTAGCTGCTTTGGTAAGTACCGATGAAGTAATTACCTATGGAAATGGTAATCATAAAGTCGTTCTTGTAGATTGTGGAGTTAAGTATAATATCATCCGTTGTCTACTGAAAAGAGATACTACAGTGATTAGAGTACCGTGGGATTATGATTTCACTCAGATCGATTGCGATGGTATATTTCTTTCAAATGGACCTGGTGATCCAATAAAATGTGAAGCAACGGTTTCTCATATTCGTAAAGCTTTAGATGGAGACACTCCAATTATGGGTATCTGTTTAGGAAACCAGCTTTTAGGACGTGCTGCAGGATGTGAGACGTACAAACTGAAATATGGTCACCGTAGTCACAACCAACCTGTACTGTTAAATGGAACACAACGCTGTTTCATTACCAGTCAGAATCACGGTTATGCGATCAACCAAGATACGCTACCTGAAGAGTGGGAGGAGCTGTTTATCAATGTAAATGATGGAACCAACGAAGGAATACGCCATAAGAGCAAGCCATTCTTCTCTACACAGTTCCACCCAGAAGCTTCTTCTGGACCAGTAGATACAGAGTATCTATTTGATGAATTCATCGAGAGTATCGAGAAAAGCAAAGCGAAGCAATAA